The Nitrospira sp. SG-bin1 sequence CTCCCACGCAGAGAAAGAGTCCGCCGGTCGTGATGCCGTGGTTCACCATCTGCATGACGGCGCCTTCGATGCCTTGAATATTGAACATGAACAGGCCGAGCGTAACGAATCCCATGTGGCTCACGCTTGAATAGGCGATCAGCTTTTTCAGATCCGCCTGGGCCAAGGCCATGTACGCGCCATAGATGATGGCGATAATCGAGAGAACCACCATCAACGGTGTGAACGCCTGAGAGGCATCCGGCAACATCGGTAAACTGAAACGTAAGAATCCATAGGTGCCCATCTTCAGCAACACGCTGGCGAGGATCACGCTGCCCGCCGTCGGTGCTTCCACGTGCGCGTCCGGCAACCAGGTATGGAAGGGGAACATGGGAACCTTGACGGCGAACGCGGCGAAGAACGCCAGGAAGAGCCAGAACTGCAGCGATGTGGAATAGGCGCCTTGACTCAGTTGAAGAATATCGAAGGTACGGCCGCCCTGGAAATACAGCACCAAAATCGCGACCAACAGCAGGACGCTTCCGGCCAGGGTATAGAGAAAGAACTTGATCGCGGCATAGAGCCGATTCGACCCGCCCCAGACTCCGATAAGGAGATACATCGGGATCAGCATCGCTTCCCAAAAGACGTAGAACAGCACGAAATCCAGGGCCGAGAACACGCCGATCATGGCACCTTCCATGATCAGCAGCATGGCCAGGAAACTCCGGACTCTCGATTCGATGGAGTGCCAAGAAATCAGGATGCAGAGCGGCATCAGGATGGTCGTCATGAGGACGAGCGGCAGACTGATGCCGTCGAGACCAAGCCGATAATGGATCGGGGGCGACGCAATCCATACGGCCGACTCAATGAATTGCATCTGACCGGACGACGCGTCGAACAGCCACCACAGGGGGAGGGAAATCAGCAGATCGGCGACGGTGACGGCGAGGGCAAGGATCCGCGCCGTGGCGTCCTTCACGAGAAAGACCGCCGCGGCTCCGATCAGCGGGAGAAGAATGAGCGCCGTGAGCCAAGGAAAGCCTGTCATCGGGGGCCCCGCAGCGAACAGTGACGAGAAAGCGATATCATGTCGGTATCATTCATATCGGTCCAACACGGCGTTCTTGTCCCTTACAGAAGAAGGTACGCCGTCAAAATAACGATTCCCACCGCCGTGGCCAATGCATAGTGTTGAACCTGTCCGCTCTGGATCAGTCTCAACAGCCATCCACCCCACGCCACCCCCCGCGCGATGCCGTTTACGGCTCCGTCGATGACATTGACGTCGATTCGCTTCCAGAGTTGTGACGCGGCTGCGAACGTCGGTCTGACGAACAGATGATCGTAGGCTTCATCCACGTACCACTTGTTCAACGAGCCGCGATATAGGCCGCCCCACAGGCGGGCCAAGCGCTCCGGGAGATCCGGGTTGAGGACATACACATAATAGGCGGCGGCAATGCCGATCAGGCCCATCGCCGTCGCCGCAGCCATGATCATCAGCCCATCCGAACCATGAGGGGCGGCGGCTTCACTTCCGGTCGCAAACACCGGTTCCAGGAAGGATGGGATGCCGAGATAGCCCGTCAGAATGCTGAACAGCGCGAGGATCATAAGCGGCGTCGTCATCGTCTGTGACGGCTCATGAACATGGTCCGCGTGGTGCGGATCGACGCGTGAGGGGCCCCAAAAGGTCACGAACACCAACCGGAAGCTGTAGAAGGCCGTCAGCAGAGCCGTCAGCAAACCGACAAGCGTCAGTATTCGGCCAAGCGCGCCGGAGGACCACGCCGAGACAAGGATGTCGTCCTTGCTGAAGAATCCGGCTGTGAGCGGGAAGCCGGCGAGCGCCAACGAACCCACCACGAACGTCCAGTAGGTAGTCGGCAACTTGTCTTTGAGGCCCCCCATCCGTCGCATGTCTTGCTCATGGTGCAGCGCGATAATCACGGAGCCACAGCCTAAAAACAGCAGGGCTTTGAACGCGCCGTGCGTCAAGAGGTGGTACATGCCGGACGCATAGGCGCCGAGCCCGCAAGCCATGACCATGTAGCCGAGTTGGCTCACCGTCGAGTAGGCGACCACTCGCTTGATATCGGTCTGCGTCAGCGCGATCGTGGCTCCGAGAACCATCGTCGCTGCACCCGTCACCGCAACGACAGTCATCGCCGTTGGGGACAAGTTGTAGATGGGGGCGAGCCGCGCCACCATGAAGACGCCGGCTGTCACCATCGTGGCGGCGTGAATCAGAGCCGAAATCGGTGTGGGGCCCTCCATCGCATCGGGTAGCCACACGTGAAGAGGGACTTGAGCGGATTTGCCTACTGCACCGGTGAAGAGTAACAGCGCGATAAGGGTAAAGACGGATACATCCCAGATGCCTCCGAATGGGCCGAGGATGTTCATCGTTAACGCACCGGCTTCGTGCGCGGCGGGGAAGATATCGAGATAATTCAGCGACCCAAAGCTGTACCAGACGAGGAGAAGGCCCAGCATGAACCCGAAGTCGCCCACACGATTCACGAGAAACGCCTTGGTCGCCGCGGCACAGGCGGAAGCGCGCTCGTACCAATGACCGATCAGCAGATACGAGCACAGCCCCACGGCTTCCCAGAACACGAAGAGCTGCAGCAAGTTATCGGCCAACACCAGCATCAACATGGAAAAAGTGAACAGCGCGATGTAGCTGAAGAAACGGGCATAGCCCGGCTCGCCGTGCATGTAGC is a genomic window containing:
- a CDS encoding NADH-quinone oxidoreductase subunit L — translated: MIYALIPLLPLAAFLVLGLGGWRIKDRAHLVAVPAVLLSLVLSVAAFVEVASGSVISVPLYTWLTSGHLDVHIGLHIDRLTAVMLLLVTGVSSLVHVYTIGYMHGEPGYARFFSYIALFTFSMLMLVLADNLLQLFVFWEAVGLCSYLLIGHWYERASACAAATKAFLVNRVGDFGFMLGLLLVWYSFGSLNYLDIFPAAHEAGALTMNILGPFGGIWDVSVFTLIALLLFTGAVGKSAQVPLHVWLPDAMEGPTPISALIHAATMVTAGVFMVARLAPIYNLSPTAMTVVAVTGAATMVLGATIALTQTDIKRVVAYSTVSQLGYMVMACGLGAYASGMYHLLTHGAFKALLFLGCGSVIIALHHEQDMRRMGGLKDKLPTTYWTFVVGSLALAGFPLTAGFFSKDDILVSAWSSGALGRILTLVGLLTALLTAFYSFRLVFVTFWGPSRVDPHHADHVHEPSQTMTTPLMILALFSILTGYLGIPSFLEPVFATGSEAAAPHGSDGLMIMAAATAMGLIGIAAAYYVYVLNPDLPERLARLWGGLYRGSLNKWYVDEAYDHLFVRPTFAAASQLWKRIDVNVIDGAVNGIARGVAWGGWLLRLIQSGQVQHYALATAVGIVILTAYLLL